The following are encoded in a window of Phocoena phocoena chromosome 2, mPhoPho1.1, whole genome shotgun sequence genomic DNA:
- the CLK3 gene encoding dual specificity protein kinase CLK3 isoform X1 → MHHCKRYRSPEPDPYLSYRWKRRRSYSREHEGRLRYPARREPPPRRSRSRSHDRLPYQRRYREHRDSDTYRCEERSPSFGEDYYGSSRCHHRRRSREREPYRTRKHAHHCHKRRTRSCSSASSRSQQSSKRSSRSVEDDKEGHLVCRIGDWLQERYEIVGNLGEGTFGKVVECLDHARGKSQVALKIIRNVGKYREAARLEINVLKKIKEKDKENKFLCVLMSDWFNFHGHMCIAFELLGKNTFEFLKENNFQPYPLPHVRHMAYQLCHALRFLHENQLTHTDLKPENILFVNSEFETLYNEHKSCEEKSVKNTSIRVADFGSATFDHEHHTTIVATRHYRPPEVILELGWAQPCDVWSIGCILFEYYRGFTLFQTHENREHLVMMEKILGPIPSHMIHRTRKQKYFYKGGLVWDENSSDGRYVKENCKPLKSYMLQDSPEHVQLFDLMRRMLEFDPAQRITLAEALLHPFFAGLTPEERSLHTSRNPSR, encoded by the exons ATGCACCACTGTAAGCGATACCGCTCCCCCGAGCCAGACCCGTACCTGAGCTACCGGTGGAAGAGGAGGAGGTCTTACAGTCGGGAGCACGAGGGGAGACTGCGATACCCCGCTCGAAGGGAGCCTCCGCCCCGGAGATCTCGGTCTAGAAG CCATGACCGCCTGCCCTACCAGAGGAGATACCGGGAGCACCGTGACAGTGACACGTACCGGTGTGAAGAGCGGAGCCCATCCTTTGGAGAGGACTACTATGGATCTTCACGTTGCCATCATCGTCGGCGGTCGCGGGAAAGGGAGCCATACCGGACCCGCAAGCATGCCCACCACTGCCACAAACGCCGCACCAGGTCTTGTAGCAGCGCCTCCTCG AGAAGCCAACAGAGCAGTAAGCGCAGCAGCCGGAGTGTGGAAGATGACAAGGAGGGCCACCTGGTGTGCCGGATCGGCGATTGGCTCCAAGAGCGAT ATGAGATCGTGGGGAACCTGGGTGAAGGCACCTTTGGCAAGGTGGTGGAGTGCTTGGACCATGCCAG AGGGAAGTCTCAGGTTGCCCTGAAGATCATCCGCAACGTGGGCAAGTACCGGGAGGCCGCCCGGCTAGAAATCAATGTTCTCAAAAAAATCAAGGAGAAGGACAAAGAGAACAAGTT CCTGTGCGTCTTGATGTCTGACTGGTTCAACTTCCATGGTCACATGTGCATCGCCTTTGAGCTCCTGGGCAAGAACACCTTTGAGTTCCTAAAGGAGAATAACTTCCAGCCTTACCCTCTACCACATGTCCGGCACATGGCCTACCAGCTCTGCCACGCCCTTAGGT tTCTACATGAGAACCAACTGACCCACACAGACTTGAAGCCAGAGAACATCCTGTTTGTGAATTCTGAGTTTGAAACTCTCTACAATGAGCACAAG AGCTGTGAGGAGAAGTCGGTGAAGAACACCAGCATCCGAGTGGCTGACTTTGGCAGTGCTACCTTTGACCACGAGCATCACACGACCATTGTGGCCACCCGTCACTATCGCCCGCCTGAGGTGATCCTGG AGCTGGGCTGGGCACAGCCCTGCGACGTCTGGAGCATTGGCTGCATTCTCTTTGAGTACTACCGGGGCTTCACACTCTTCCAG ACGCACGAAAACCGAGAGCATTTGGTGATGATGGAGAAGATCCTAGGGCCCATCCCATCACACATGATCCACCGTACCAG GAAGCAGAAATACTTTTACAAAGGGGGCCTGGTTTGGGATGAGAACAGCTCTGATGGCCGGTATGTGAAGGAGAACTGCAAACCTCTTAAG AGTTATATGCTCCAAGACTCTCCGGAGCACGTGCAGCTGTTTGACCTGATGAGACGGATGTTAGAATTTGACCCTGCCCAGCGCATCACATTGGCGGAGGCCCTGCTGCATCCCTTCTTTGCTGGTCTGACCCCTGAGGAGCGGTCTTTACACACCAGCCGCAACCCAAGCAGATGA
- the CLK3 gene encoding dual specificity protein kinase CLK3 isoform X2 encodes MHHCKRYRSPEPDPYLSYRWKRRRSYSREHEGRLRYPARREPPPRRSRSRSHDRLPYQRRYREHRDSDTYRCEERSPSFGEDYYGSSRCHHRRRSREREPYRTRKHAHHCHKRRTRSCSSASSRSQQSSKRSSRSVEDDKEGHLVCRIGDWLQERWKSQVALKIIRNVGKYREAARLEINVLKKIKEKDKENKFLCVLMSDWFNFHGHMCIAFELLGKNTFEFLKENNFQPYPLPHVRHMAYQLCHALRFLHENQLTHTDLKPENILFVNSEFETLYNEHKSCEEKSVKNTSIRVADFGSATFDHEHHTTIVATRHYRPPEVILELGWAQPCDVWSIGCILFEYYRGFTLFQTHENREHLVMMEKILGPIPSHMIHRTRKQKYFYKGGLVWDENSSDGRYVKENCKPLKSYMLQDSPEHVQLFDLMRRMLEFDPAQRITLAEALLHPFFAGLTPEERSLHTSRNPSR; translated from the exons ATGCACCACTGTAAGCGATACCGCTCCCCCGAGCCAGACCCGTACCTGAGCTACCGGTGGAAGAGGAGGAGGTCTTACAGTCGGGAGCACGAGGGGAGACTGCGATACCCCGCTCGAAGGGAGCCTCCGCCCCGGAGATCTCGGTCTAGAAG CCATGACCGCCTGCCCTACCAGAGGAGATACCGGGAGCACCGTGACAGTGACACGTACCGGTGTGAAGAGCGGAGCCCATCCTTTGGAGAGGACTACTATGGATCTTCACGTTGCCATCATCGTCGGCGGTCGCGGGAAAGGGAGCCATACCGGACCCGCAAGCATGCCCACCACTGCCACAAACGCCGCACCAGGTCTTGTAGCAGCGCCTCCTCG AGAAGCCAACAGAGCAGTAAGCGCAGCAGCCGGAGTGTGGAAGATGACAAGGAGGGCCACCTGGTGTGCCGGATCGGCGATTGGCTCCAAGAGCGAT GGAAGTCTCAGGTTGCCCTGAAGATCATCCGCAACGTGGGCAAGTACCGGGAGGCCGCCCGGCTAGAAATCAATGTTCTCAAAAAAATCAAGGAGAAGGACAAAGAGAACAAGTT CCTGTGCGTCTTGATGTCTGACTGGTTCAACTTCCATGGTCACATGTGCATCGCCTTTGAGCTCCTGGGCAAGAACACCTTTGAGTTCCTAAAGGAGAATAACTTCCAGCCTTACCCTCTACCACATGTCCGGCACATGGCCTACCAGCTCTGCCACGCCCTTAGGT tTCTACATGAGAACCAACTGACCCACACAGACTTGAAGCCAGAGAACATCCTGTTTGTGAATTCTGAGTTTGAAACTCTCTACAATGAGCACAAG AGCTGTGAGGAGAAGTCGGTGAAGAACACCAGCATCCGAGTGGCTGACTTTGGCAGTGCTACCTTTGACCACGAGCATCACACGACCATTGTGGCCACCCGTCACTATCGCCCGCCTGAGGTGATCCTGG AGCTGGGCTGGGCACAGCCCTGCGACGTCTGGAGCATTGGCTGCATTCTCTTTGAGTACTACCGGGGCTTCACACTCTTCCAG ACGCACGAAAACCGAGAGCATTTGGTGATGATGGAGAAGATCCTAGGGCCCATCCCATCACACATGATCCACCGTACCAG GAAGCAGAAATACTTTTACAAAGGGGGCCTGGTTTGGGATGAGAACAGCTCTGATGGCCGGTATGTGAAGGAGAACTGCAAACCTCTTAAG AGTTATATGCTCCAAGACTCTCCGGAGCACGTGCAGCTGTTTGACCTGATGAGACGGATGTTAGAATTTGACCCTGCCCAGCGCATCACATTGGCGGAGGCCCTGCTGCATCCCTTCTTTGCTGGTCTGACCCCTGAGGAGCGGTCTTTACACACCAGCCGCAACCCAAGCAGATGA